Within the Hippoglossus stenolepis isolate QCI-W04-F060 chromosome 2, HSTE1.2, whole genome shotgun sequence genome, the region GTTTGCTTGTTCAGGCGTTTCACTGCGGACAAAGGCCTCTACAATACCAACCTAGAAGCAATAATGGGCATGCAAAtaattttcaaactaaaattatCGCCCTGCAGTTTTATTGCAGGTCTGAGATGCATACATTTGTTCCCGGACTCATATGAggtgaccactgaaatctaatctttgagtccaaagctgcattcagacatgcactgaactccggagatccttcggaaaaaaaacaaaaacatctcaggatgaaaaagttgAGTCATCGAAGAAGATGTCAATAGAGCTTTTGGTAATAAGGACCAAGACTGTTGTcgatgtgctgttaacaaaaatacATGATCTCAGCAGTGGAATTAATAAGTTAAGTCCTGCCTCTCAACTGGAgtgctccagagatttctgtgttatcaaatatgcCTGtgagatcactgtgaccttgacctttgactacccaaatctaatcagtttgtCTGTGAGTCTAAGTATACATTTGTGCCAACTTTGACGAGATTCTCTACTGGCGTTCTTAAAATAAcgcattttgtttttgtgtgaatgtggatTATGTTCCTGTATCTGTCCGTTTATGTGTAGGGTTTTGGTCTCTTCCTATTTTCTATGTAAATGATGTGCTTCAGTTTCAAATATTCTCTGTGCGTGTCATCATGATGGGGAGGTTGTTATGGCCGAATTATTTAGTTGACACCTCAAAGTTGCTCGCAACAAGCTGGATCATATTCTTCAATTATGTTTCCAATCCACCTAAAATCTTGTCATCCTGATTTCCCattctgtaattttttttcctcagttaTTTTTATACAGGAGAATATGCATGTTTGAGTTCTTTCTTAGCCAAGTCAACCATCTAAGGAAAACGTCAGAACTTTCTCGATGTTTCATCAAAAGGTAGATAGTTAGACCTACTGGATAAGTGTTTCATTATGCTcacaacaactacaaaaatgtgtaataatattcaatgtgttttcagtactgtatgtactgtgtTGAAGTACTAACCAGGGCTGAGGCCCAGTTCTCGGACAAGAACTGGATTACAGGTACAAAATCTGTGGCTGAACTTCGTGATGAGAGTTTCCAGAtattctcctctttcctctggtgCATGGATGTGTCTGAAGAAATCCCGCAGAGCATTGGGGAGGAACTGGTTACTGAAATTATGGAGGGTCACCAACTCGTCCAGGACATCCCGcctgcacataaacacaaattaattccCAATGGAAAAATAGAGGCAACCATTTTCAATTTTGTCTAGAAAAGGGCACCAATAAATGTATCTTTAATGTCATGGCAGATACACTAACAAAACTACTTATTATAACAGTTGGGGTCTAATGGTGAGGCCCctggtctgtgtgtgcatgttttaacCTCTCATCCAGATAATTTCTTAGCATCTTCCAGTTGAGCCGTCTGGTGTAGAAGATGAACTTAGCCAGCTCGGTTGGATGGTCACGTAGTATACCTTTAGACATAAAATAACTGATACCCTACACACCACACCACGCCACACGCCAcaccacaccaccacacacacacacacacacacacacacacacacacacacacacacacacacacacacacacacacaccttcttaGTGTAGATATTTATCTTAAACTAACAGGTTAGTGACACAACAGATAAATAACTTATAATATGATTAAACACTATCATGATTgttgttacacacacaaacactcaagcATGCGTTACCTCCTGTGGGTTGGCATTGAATGTTAGGCTGCCTTCATCTAGTTGTAGGTATAGTCTTCTGTAAGAGTAACCAGCAGGTAGTCTTCTGTTGTATATGGAGCAGTGTCCCCATGTGGACTTACAAAGTCTAATGGATCAAGACATGCATTATGGAACAGATGAAAGTAAACAGTAGagctttattttacacatttgggGAAATATGGTTTGTCTGGAAAGTTCTGAGAAAACTGACAAGGACAGTAGCTGTCAGAAACAATTGTATAGTAAGCACATGGCTAAAAcatgtcatttgttttcaatGCCTTGAACTTTGTCACTTCTAAGTCTAAGTATCTTTCAGCATTCATTTAGTATGACAGATCATagacaatcacacaaacaactgtTGTCACTGCTGAGAATTGGACTGAAATCACTACATCATAACTTTAATCACCAAAAGAGATGACAGAAACTAGAGATGATGCTCCTTACCCCTGCCATAGATACTCGTCTTTTCCCAGGCCCTGCCACACACAGCCAGCCAGGCACAGATCAGTAGCATTCAAATATGACAGTATGGTGATGCCTAATTCAGGTGGCAGCATCTCCAAATCTATAAAACCACGCTGCTCATGAGCTGCGGAACCCCAAAAAAGAGGagacaaaaacatacatttagattttttttcccataatgtatattgtaatttaatttggctacaacactgtttaccccttagactcctaaagtgttttgtggactcaaacacttcacccacccctccatcggcatagtggtgagtagatgagtgaattttcatttttcggtgaactaaCCCTTTAAATATTGTTAATTGGAATATGCCTTAATATAAGCATTTTGTTACATTCTCCCAACTGAGTGTTCAACAATTTCACAGCGGTGGATAAGGACAGGTGCACATTACTCTTGTTTGCCTTGGTTATCCTCCCTCCCTACTCCCCCGCTGGCCTGCACTCTAACAATACACTCCAACACTTTTCAGGTGTTATTAGGACCCAACCAGTTCTGAAtggattattttgtgtttgtttgattcgttCTAGAATTTTTGTGTttccagaaacacaaagaattGAATTGTGGTATTTAGCAGTAGCACTAaaacctcacagcaagaaggttcccagttcgtctttctgtgtggagtcttTATGTTCTTCTCCTGTTTGCCAGGTAATCTggcttcttcccacagtccaaaaacacTCAGATTGAGGTTAGGTttattggagactctaaattgactgtcAGTGTGAATGCGAGAGTGAgtgattgtgtgtctctgtatgttagCCCTATGatggactggcgacctgtctgggtgcccaatgtcagctgggattggctaataaaaataataataataatgatgtcaGATTAATGTACATTTAGACAAACTTGATAATTAAAGAGAGTGGAGTGCAGATACAGACAGTAGCTATGCCCTTAGCGTGCATTTGTGTGCTCATACCTCCCCTGCATGTCCTCAGCAGATGGTAGATGTCAGGGCCGTAACAGTGTGGAGGAGCTCTCCTCTGGGGACCTCCATCCTCTccttaaaagaaaataagaataatcattttcttgttatcccagctgacattgtggCTACTGACTAGGGGCCTGTAGCATGAAGCAAGTTCAACACACCCAGGATATCTTTTAGTTATCTGGCTTCACAAAGCCTAACATTGGCCATCCTCATAACCTGGTTATTAACCTGggtattaaaaaaagactggCTCAGTTCACAAGTCCAGCCACAATCATTCATGTCGAGGCAGAGTCATAAAAAAGCAACATCATCAGAACCATGAGTAAAGTATTTAATATGATGTGAGAAGAAACTCCAATAACTGCTAGAAATTTCAATTACAGCAAAAGATAAAAGTGACATTCATCAAGATGACATGTTAACAATATAACAAAACTACAATAGAAAAGTAACACATATCTGTTATATTacgtttattatttattatttcctgaCAGATTTTTGTTTGCTCTGACTCTCTGTACGATTGTGACGAGCCTGCATATGTACACGCGTGTGCACAAGCTGACACGCGACTTGACTCACGCTTGTGCACTCACACGTGGAGCGAACAGGAGATGCATTAacttcctttaaaaaatatgcttgcttgtttttctgcaataaaaagtaaaaggccAATTAAGAGCTTGATCAAACCAATTGTGGCAATGTGGTAGTTTCATCTGTTTGGTACACAGTCTGCAggagaaatgtttttcacaagCACCGCCTTGGCGGTTCAGCTAATAGCGAATTATTATAAGACACTAAAAGGAAAGCTGTCTGTATGTAGTCTCAATGATTGTCTTAGTTTGTCATGAATCTGGTTAAACTCCATAAGGTTATCTACTGTCTGAGGCAAATCAACCCCTCCCCTTTCCCTCTCTACCAGTGGTTCCTTCAGacagtgtcacagcagcagagaggagataCTGACTCGTGTCTCCTGCTCTAGAAACAGTATTTTGTTGTCCTACTAGATTCTCCAAACCATGATTTACATAGCTATTATTATGTTATGGAACTCCTTGtaatatatatagtaatatCTTTTAACTTTTGGGGTCATATCTCCTCTAATATAGGTCACAGAGAAATATTTCTCATatcattttaaagctgttttccaaTTCCATAAGTATATAAATATGCTATCCCCGATATAGAAAATAACAGTATTATGAGGGATTGTATCAGTTTTTAGGATTGATAGAATTTTCTCCAAACTTAGCTTATAGGTTGGTGGGGGTATCAGCTGATTAAATGGCTTTCTGCTTTTTCCTGCTCAAAACTATGATTATTCGGTCAACCTCTAacatttctattaaaaaaatattgggTAATAATTGTGGTCTCAATTCTAAGAAGGAAAATTGTGATTCTCATTTTTTTCCAGAATCCGGTAGCAGAGAATATTATGTATTTGATTAGTTGTTTGGACTATAAAAGTGCTATATCCT harbors:
- the fbxo8 gene encoding F-box only protein 8, which gives rise to MGQALWRLPPRQQQQLQEELADRLAEQGGGRREQGEDGGPQRRAPPHCYGPDIYHLLRTCRGAHEQRGFIDLEMLPPELGITILSYLNATDLCLAGCVWQGLGKDEYLWQGLCKSTWGHCSIYNRRLPAGYSYRRLYLQLDEGSLTFNANPQEGISYFMSKGILRDHPTELAKFIFYTRRLNWKMLRNYLDERRDVLDELVTLHNFSNQFLPNALRDFFRHIHAPEERGEYLETLITKFSHRFCTCNPVLVRELGLSPDAVYVLCYSLILLSIDLTSPHVKNKMSKREFIRNTRRAAHNVSDDFVGHLYDNIYLIGHVAA